catgcagagagtggttcctcagaatagtcagaaacacttgaagaaaccacaggaatgattgcaagaacacttgaaaaaccatcaaattattgacattaataatcaggagcacacggagaaaaaaccatcataatattggcaagaataatcaggagcacacggagaaaaccataataatattgaccagattaatcagaagtactcggagaaaaccaccacatgttttccttgatatcataaaattacaggaaaaaatatttaaaaataaaaataaattaataaaaaaaatgcataaacagtttctgctagcttgtaaacttatcattgttgagcaaagatagagttcttgtacaagccagaaatttattgttcttgatttgactagcgtattattccatccggtgcatgtatataagcgagtcctagacagcaggacgctcagtttgtttctgacgacggcggtgtaaggatcacctagtttgtttcttctggtgcataagtcgtgtcaattagctgttcttgagacctcgatggcatctttaccgtctttaacgccgaactcgatggaggttgtaccgtcgactacgggaaccttgacgacagctacgatggagaaggagcagatcccgttggcaacgacgacgtcaacactggaggagatttcaacagatgtgataccaccaaaagaagagactttaatgccggtagtgctgactgtacaggaaacctcgacgaacgctgtttcaccctcgatggagacttcaatggatggcgaatcgtcaacaactaacgaacatcgatgtcgttactgtgacaagattttctcaaacgtcagcaatgctcgacgacacgagaggagcgaatgtgccaagaacctatatcgtaaaatgtttggctgtattaagtgtcgcaagcaatttacaagaaaagataatatgaaaacgcacatgaaggcatgcaaaggtcctgctgtgcggcagaaagtaaaggtttcgtcgcaacaacgctgCATCGAtgcgcataagagtatgcctggaaatggtactactgttgcaacgcctgtatctggatcaggtctgacaggctcgtcttcatcaccacggtatccttgcagctactgtgatacgacgttcgcattttcccatgatgcacgaagacatgagcggagcaaatgcacgaagaatccttctcgcatgaagtttcgctgtgatgagtgtcatgaatggtttactcgaattgataatttgcgacgacatgtgaaaaactgtaaaggtgaagtccgtgtgcctactgctgaactacctgcagaaatttcgactcctcggtttaggttgaaggctcgtgagcgtacaagcaagaaaaccgatgtgcagcaaccgattggtatggcgtgtgaacaggaaaataaacctaagactgtgttcggagcattacaagtgaatgataatggcttctacttggcgcagtctgcatttcgtggaacattgaaggactactattatctaaatacgttcggtgagtcgaaggacatttgtacttttcttcatgatatcagacaggacataatcaatcagcttactgatgacgtagcaacaaaaggtccattaaaatataacttgtggttggactgtctatatggaaagccatgtccgttagatgacaaagtgaagaagtgtgcattcaagacatcggctgcagtaatttacagttctaacgatgtgaagcaaactgttaaaaacggtatccagaaactctgtcaagaagaggaggactatgtctgtaaaggttctggctggactctgtctagtataaaccgattggagctaagaattagtcatttcacaccgctgcagggctaaatatttaaaagattgatggctttcgcaagtgatcctgtagtagaatagaaattatgtaataaatattatgtttgtaaaagaacttgctgtgtttaattcctcgaacctgttactattatgttaaattgatgttatatttaattttttgcatcatcctagatcgaaccaagtaactattcgataggtaaattaatgattgattgatttaatgaattttggaatttttcccgaatttctagctaaataattacggattttcaagatggcggccaaatgacaagatgtcgggtgtcacagcaataataaatgattactgaactctagcggataagaactaaactaacatggcgtcagcgcactctcgccgacgatgcACTGATGATGGCTTTCGGcatacgaggacaagatggcggacatgacgtcatactacctgacgatatatatgctttgaaaaaaaaaagtggtgggagtcagtatgcctgcagccaccgcgggggaaggatcggtcgccatttttaattttttgccctcaccgggttcgaaccgaggactctgacctccgtgtcgtaaaagtatatttttataagtattttattaaaattttattatttgaattttttttatattttttaaaaaaaaattctttaaaatcggataataaataaaaaagttaaagatggcggccgtaacggaaaatgcaacgatgacgtcatcatccaatatggcggaaaacacatcaccggaattttctagaacacaatgacgtcatcctaaatgtcggatccaaaatggccgccgaggtcaaggtcaaggtcaaaggtcaaggtcacatcctgatagaggcttaactgaggcttgagttaaggatgcttaagcctctatcaggacatttctagccgttgggatttttgaggaataaaacgggaaattttccctcgaaacgggaatttttccctcgaaaacgggaaattttttcttaaaacgggaatttttgagtcattttgagtcatttttgaggaattttgaggaatttttgccgccgtgacgtcacaatccaagatgtcggtcggcaccacaggcaccacacccagaacccagtcctcggatgccctatcctatactactagtaTTATTGCCTAGTATACTTCCTGCGACTTCCTTTTCCCTCATCTCGTCTCAATCTCTGTGTTTTCTTTCGTGATTCATCAACATGTGCAGCAATATACTGATTTTGAGCCTCACTTGTCAACTCACAAAAGTTATGTAACATGTTATTTCTCTCTTCTTCTGTGAAAACTGAGTAACATTTCATTCTACAATAGCAAGGTAGGTGTTTTCAATCATTTAGCCGCAACACTTTTCCCTTTCACCAAAACATACTCTTTACTATGAGCCTTTAACTGTTTCCTGATATTTCGTTTCCATTCAGATGGCTGTCTTTTTCGTTTTCTAGATGGCTTTCCAAGAACTTTCTTTCTTCCTCGGCTGGCGTGGATCGGGTGACAAACAGGATCATCATCATGACTACTCCCACTCCTTGAATCCGTCTCTTCCACAGGAACATATTGATCTGATGATACTTCTAATACATGACGAACATCCTCATCATCAGAAGGTGTATCTGGTGGAGGACTAGAAGACATGTCTTCAGTACGACTCCTGCCACCTGCAACAttatacagtacaacccggttataacattcccgtttttaacattttcccgcctataacaccataatttcatggtcccgtcatttctccatttatcacaatgctttaatttcccgcctgtaacaatattaaaatttctacattcccgcctataacgttcaaatttgctttgaaaactgccacaatttgcagtatcccttccttcaaagtcataatttagagcgaaaccatagctagaaaatacagcacgcatttacaaacatcagatgtttacatttgattagttcaccatagacgtggtacacacgcactccacaacttgcaccggatcgactatcaatatggcgtcctgttcgtgcttgttagcctatgacttgttcctttatacttatgatgcgcattttgtgcactgatacatggtcggaaacagtgctactgtagtctatggtgctggtttttgtaactgttctatggatatattcacggcttttgtttgtggttaacctttaccgtaattattatttttttttacttattgtagtcacggtcgtatttaattaaaatatgccgtattgaaattttattcaggtttttgtacggctatgatggccgataaatataagcgaaaatatattctgtagctgaaaaaattcagttaattaaccaagtggacaggaaccccaacaaaacgcgtgttgtgattgcaaaagagttgaatatttctgttttgactctgaactgtatcgtacaaaacattttttttttctttagcatattattaggtattatctataaataaaactaACTAATTTTCCACTCTActgctgtacttagtgtattactcctgtattttgtgttgttttacctatactttttaatttaatcaatccacgcgtaatttttacaaagtgaagatgatttcctgtttataacattttcctgcttataacatttttttacgttggtcccttggagaatgttataacagggttgtactgtaatcCAATGTGTTGACAATATTAAACACTTTTTGTATTTGTCAGACACATAAATACCACCACAATAGATGAGTTTACTCACTGCctaatttgttaatttgtttaccACACTGTAATGTAAACTTAATTTTCACAAACACATTATGTGTTTACTAAAATCTGAACAAAGCTTGGGTAATTTAATTGGCACAACAAGAAAAACGTAACTATATACTATtattttttgagtcaaaaataattatttttcaataattttatttataaacaatacaTGTTTGCCTACAAACATTTCAATCAACCAGTGATTTATATGTTTAACGTATTATTGTCTGAaatgtgtataaaaatatttgattcgCATAAACATTGTGTATAGGTTATGTagcacctatttcattttaaatggCTTTATGTTTGTAAACATCATACCTGTATTATATTGTTGTGCTTTCGCCATTTCAACCATCATCTTCCCTCTTGAACACATTTTTGTAACAAGGCTTCCAATTCCAATTTAGAGAGTTTTCGTCATGCCATCTTAACTGAGTGCATAGAACAACATAAACAGTCTTCTTTGAACAATTATCTAtatcgataactgtcaaatgtTGCCAACatactaattatttttaattttcatgattatATCAACATGTTATTTCCAGCAACAGCGTATAAACATCAAGTAAATATCAATATATGAGGGGTCACAATTGCCAATGTAATGCAAACTAAGCCAAATATCACAGTACTGTTATTGCTATAATGGCCAATGTTGACAATGGCCATTGCTTATTTGGCACTTCAAAAGACCAATGTCAACATTGGCCCCATCATAACCTGTAACTGCCACATGGTAAGTTACAGACATTGGCCATTATAGCACAAAATGCACCACGTTTAAAAATGCACATTGGACTTAATAActcatttttgtaaaaaattgacATTGGCCCTTTTAGAACCAAGCAACAGAATTAATATGCTAATTAAGCTCTTATTAAATCTGCAATGATTGCATAAcaaattgacgtcagccggggcttcgctccacgagcctgatcatcctccgttccctttcccaccacctttcctacccggcatttgtgtcgtaacgtacgtagccgtgtgcgattcaaactgcgcgccacgaactacagcaagagggcgcttagacgcagtgcaccacacccctaagtatgctaattaatattgtaaccctttttctttcattcttttgccccagtgttttgttgcagtttaatcatgtgtttcttcaatttaaatattacattattataaaactatagacgttgcccgggcggacccgaataggcacggacttggacgagggtaggaatgttttatataaattctcaataacgacgtaaacattaatgtactttaaattgccagtaatttttatatatttattaatgtaatctattatttacttaactttcgccggtacacggaatcgcagaatgttgtaacggtaattgtgttggcgcgaagggcgccatgttgccacctgcaaaccatgatctcagcccagtctccttctacagccggccgaaaGCGGACGTCTCTGTCGACACCCcgatgacatcaccgttgagtcactgagtaataattccatagtttaatttattcgaatctctttcttttcatcctcggggcccctctcggtcggagagactgtataaatatttaatattaactcCTCGGTATTTTTCGGTAACATCATTGTAATACGTAACGACttggggcggccacgtgcgtggctCGCCTCCTCGcctaagccgattcgtgcctcgggcgttttctcAGTTGTACCAGTGAAGGAACGTGTACGGATATAAATCGTgagtaaaataaatcaattaactgtgttacgtgtctttgtgttcggggggaccacgtgggaccccaACCTGGCCGGCGGCGTGTGGGGCGCTCTGAGAACCCACTGCgtattagaagcgtgcccgacgctgagagcgggcttaggtagggtcgagagcAGCGCGTTTAATATCTAGAGGGCCAagtatctcgccgcacacgggccacgtaacgccctgggttagagtctctcgccgggtccacgtgcccactcacgtggtggcgcccactatttagtACCGACAATTTCTCCataacaccgtacgccctcaaatggcgcccaagagcgtgtggCAAGATATTCGACGTGTCGTGAATACCAGGCCCACACGAGTTAGCGCGTGTTAGGCGGTTGTGCACCGGAGCGCGAGAGACAACGGTACCGagcggccacgtgaccagccgagCGCGCGCGCTTCCGAGAATTCGcagcgagcagccaggtggctgCATTCCTGGCAACAACAACAACTcaggcagtgtgtgtgtgtagcgccaaccgcgtcgcgtcgcgtagcgagGAGAAGAGAGACAATCGACCGGTCTCACCACCACACAGCAATGTCGGACAATCACGGACTTAACAACAATCCGGGCGCGATTCAGGCAAGTGAGTTGTTTAAAAAGAATAACTTgtattgtgttatgtgcgcgtGACCGCGCCAGATGAGCGGGACGGCGGGAACCTCCTGGATGGACACGTGCGTGTGCTTAGGGCAGTATGACGTACCACGGTATCACGAGCAGGCGGTACGGGCGGAGCAATACGGGCCGGAACACGGGAAGTGCACGGGCGCGGAATGCGGCGGAGACGTGCGGGGAggaggctggtgccggaactgtcgcgcgttcaagcacacggcaTGCTTCACGAAAACCGAAATCACCTCGTTTCAggacgggtggtacacgtgccaaTGGTGTCACCATGCGAGGCGAGCGAGCGTGCCGAGTCACAGCCCGGTGAGGGACGTCGCCGACACACCACGTGGCAAGACACCCCTTGTAGGCCACGTCGAGCTGCCGGAGTTCGCCGGGAGGACCAGCAACGACCCGCGAAAATTCGTGCGCGTGTGCCAAGAATGTCTGAGCCGCTACGGAGTCCCGGAGTGCGAGTGGGCGGACAGGGTCGGCAGCACGCTTaaggcgacgccaagacgtggtggcagatcaCCCACGAGTACGACATGCCATGGGCGGAGTTTGCAAGGCAGTTCGAGACAAGATTTGCTGACGTTAAGGCGGAAATGAGAGTGCGGGCGGAGCTGTACTGCCTCGAGCAAGGGGCGACGAAGACGGCGGAGGCGTTCGTCATCAAGAAAATACGTCTACACAAGCGGCTGTGCCCCGACGGAGAGCCGACAGAGGTCCTGGAGCGGGCGGtggagctgatgcgcccggaactTAGGCCACATCTGCGCCTGCTGACGCGATGCTCGGCCGAGGAGTTCGTCCAGCATGCCCGCGCCGTAGATCAAGACCTGCGGGCCGCGAGGCCGACCAGGGACATCACACCCTCCAGAGGCAAGCAGGAGGACGTGGCGCCCGCCGATACCAAGGCACTGGTGCCCTACGTCACACCCACTCGGAGCGACACCCGGCGCGACGAGTCCGGGTCAGGCGGCTCTCTCCAGCCGGCATGGCGGAGGCGTACTCCTGACGGCAGCCAACCACCGCAGTGCCACACGTGCCCGCCCGGTACGCGGCACTGGCACGAGGACTGCCCGGTGCGGAACAAGTTCCGGCCCGACATCATGAACAGACGGCCGTCGGGAAACGGGCGGCAGGGGGCGGCGAACTGAAAcggctcacccccccccccccccgccacgcTCAACAACAGCGGACCAACAAcggcggggcctctcctgggtcacgtgggagcaGCGGAAGCAGACCTGTTGCGGATcccggtggttgtcaacgggcgcgcagtccacgcgcttgttgacaccgccgccagccataACTGCGTGGCCGCGCGCGTGATCGGCCTGGCCGACGTTGAGTCGCGCCCAGGCCAACTCCACCTGGCCACCACGGGAGACGTCTGCCACACCCGGGGCGTCGCGATGCTGGAGGTGGACGTGCAGGGCCACCGATCCACCACAACGGCGCTGGTCGTGGAGCGGCTGCGCGACGACGTCATCCTGGGGCTgccctggctctacgagcagcacgccGCCATCGACGTCCGGGCCGGATGCGTGCACGTCGGCACCCAGGGACGGCGcaccatccacgggctgggtaggccgactccaccagcagtaaacaaggtcagtctcgacgagtttcAGCACGGGGTACCCCCCGAGTTCCAGGCCatcatccagcaggtcctcgatcaccagtgtaatgtgtttgcatCCGCGGATCTGCtaaaacgtaccaccatagctgaacATGCCATCCCAACCCATCCTCACGAGCCCATGTTTATCCCGCCCGGTAGTTACGGCCACGCcggtaaacagaccatcctagatcaggttcaggacatgttacaggacgggataattgagcctagcgagAGCCCATACAATTTTCAGGTCGTGCTGGCGGAGAAAAAGGACGGCAAATTACGTTTTTGTGTCAACTTTAAGCCTATTAACAGGGTAACAATTAACGCACCGCCCCCTCTGTTGAACATAGCCGACACGCTCACGGGACTTGGACAcgccaaaatattttcttcccTTGACTTAAAATcggggtattggcaagtgcccatacggcagGCGGACCGGCCCAAGACAGCATTCACGGCCCCAGACGGGCGTAGGTTTCaattttgcgcgatgccattcggcctccAAGACGCCCCAGCCACATTCCAGGGGATGATGACCCGCGTTCTGGATAATTATTCGGGCAAGTTTGCAGCCGCATACCTAGAcgacataaatatatatggtcaCAAACGTGGGAGGAGCACGCACATCACCTAGCGCTAGTCTTAGAACGCCTGGAGAGCCACGGCCTCACGTGTAATCGCGAGAAATGTCACTTGGGGACCACGGAACTGAACTTCCTGGGTTTGGTAGTCAACGCAGAGGGAAACCGGCCCACGGAAAAACAACTTAACGTCATTGTCAACAAAGAGCCCCCATGCACGCGTAAACAGCTGCAGAGATTCCTGGGATTAGCCAACTGGCTGCGGGCCTTCATTCCGGAATTCTCAGTAATAGCCGCGCCGATGActgaacagctgtcacccaagcGACCGTTTCGGTGGACAGCGCAGGCCCAGGACGCTTTCGACGAGTTAAAAAACAGATTTCGGCGGTGTCATTTGCTCGCGCGACTGGACCCGACCAAGCCATTGATCATACAAACGGACGCGAGCGAGAAGGGAATAGGGGCCATACTCCTACAACTCGGCGATGACGGCGAACCCCGGGTAATcgaatacgcgagcgccaagttcggtGACGTCGAGCGGCGGTACAGCGTTGAGAGGGAGTGTCTCGGCGTGGTTTGGGCCCTGAGGCGCTACCGCCCACACTTGGAGGGGCAGTCCTTCGTGTTGCGGACGGACAGCCAATGTCTGAAGTGGCTGGCCACCATGCAGGGGCGGCGCTCAAAACtgactcggtgggccatgctccTACAGGCCCTAGATTTCAAGGTCGAACACGTGCCGGGGAAGCATAACGagctagcggacgagctgtcacGCAACCCTGACGTCACGATAACAGCACGCGACGATGCCGAGTGGGAGGAACTGCTACCGCCGTCCAGTGGGCGCACACCCAGGACGCCTCACACCTCGACACCGAACGCCGCACTTTGCGCGATCGCCCGGAGCACCACACCGACACTACCCCCAGGCGCGGAGCTCGACGACCTGGACGCGTACGTGCGGGCGGTCCAGCTGACGGACCCAGACACACAAGGACCCATACGTCACTGCGGAGAGGCGGAATGTGAGGGGTACAGGGTAGTGGACGGGCTACTCCAGGCACGACCGAAGGGGACAGACGACCCATGGCGAACATTTGCACCATCAACTACGAGGCGGGAGGTTTTCGACATGTTACACGTGAACCGACTAGCAGGACAtcccggcgcagaccagacgcgtCACGACGTACGGGAGCgattctactggccaggggtgaACTAGTTTGTACGAGAGTGTGTACGGAGGTGCCGGCACTGTCAGCGGCACAAGGCACGCCGTACAGACGGGACAGCTCAGCAGATACCTAGGCGACCCACTGAGCCCTTCCACACGGTCGGCCTTGACCTCATGGGGCCGTATCCACGATCGCCGCGAGGGAAACGGTTTTTGCTGGTCGTGACAGATTGTTATACGCGCTGGGTAGAGGCGTACCCCCTCGCGAACGCCCGGGCCGGCACCATTGCGCGCAGTCTGGAGACGGAGTTTTTCCCTAGGTGGGGCTACCCACGTGTCCTGTTGACAGACAACGCCACTCAGTTTGccgggcgccggtgggcgcagctggggaggAAGTGGCGGGTCATCCTGCACACCACACCCATATATCACCCACGCGCAAACCCCACGGAGCGACGTAATCAGGAGGTAAAAGTGCAGCTGCGGTTGAGACTCTCGGACGACCACGCCCAGTGGGATGCCCACATCCCCGACATACTGTACTGCATCCGACGACGGGTGAATGCTGCAACCGGCGAGACACCGGCCAcaatggtccaggggcggaacctcactCTCCCCGGGGAATACCACGTGCGCCAACAACAACAGATCGAGGCGGATGTAGAGAGCCCCGATATGCCTGAGGCGGTTGGCCGAGACGCATGACGCCGCGCGATGCAACCAGGAGGCGTACCAGGCActgcgaacacccgggacaactcGCCCACCACCTGACTTGAGCCCCGGCCAGCTGGTATACGCCCGACTTCACCCACTCTCTTCCGGCCgtcgcaacttctgcgccggatTAGCGCCGAAGTGGCTCGGCCCGGTGACGGTGATTAAAGCGGGACCCACGACGGTGGTGATA
This DNA window, taken from Bacillus rossius redtenbacheri isolate Brsri chromosome 3, Brsri_v3, whole genome shotgun sequence, encodes the following:
- the LOC134531236 gene encoding uncharacterized protein LOC134531236, which encodes MPWAEFARQFETRFADVKAEMRVRAELYCLEQGATKTAEAFVIKKIRLHKRLCPDGEPTEVLERAVELMRPELRPHLRLLTRCSAEEFVQHARAVDQDLRAARPTRDITPSRGKQEDVAPADTKALVPYVTPTRSDTRRDESGSGGSLQPAWRRRTPDGSQPPQCHTCPPGTRHWHEDCPVRNKFRPDIMNRRPSGNGRQGAAN